GGGTGCCCATGATGGAGTCGCGGTTCACCTGCACGTCGGCGCCGAGCGCGTTGTGCTGGCCGGGCGTGGCGCAGGAGCCCCACAAGGTGAGGAGCGAGAGCACCGCCCATGCGGCGACGATGCCGGCCCGCATCTTGAAGAACCGGTCGGAGCGGCGGAAGCCGTCGGCCAGGTCGGCCGCGCGCGCGCGCCAGCCGCCGAGGACCTCGGCCGCGGCGGAGAGCCGGCCGTCCTGCGCCGGAGGTTCGGTGCGCGTCGCCATGCGGCCGATCGTAGCTCTGCGGGGCGGAGGGCGACAAGCGCTCGTCCAGCGCTCAGCTCGAGCCCTCGACGCCCGGCGCGGCCACCGCGTCGTCGACGTCGCCGCCCGCGCCGCCCAGCTCCCGGTGCAGCGCGATGATGCGGCTCCGCACCTCCCGCAGGAGGGCGGACTTGTCGGGGAAGTCGGCCGGGGTGAGCGGGGCACCCACCGCGACCCGCACCCGGCCCGGGCGCACCGAGAGCCGGCCCTTGGGGTTCAGGGCCGCCGCCCCGGCGATGGCGATGGGGACCACCGGCACCCCGGCCTCCATCGCCACCACGAACGGCCCCTTCTTGAACGGCTGCACGCGGCCGTCGGGGCTGCGCGTGCCCTCGGGGAAGACGATGAGCGAGGTCCCCTCGCGCACGATCCGGCCCGCCTGCTGCAGCGCGGCGACGGCGCGGGCACGGTGGCGCCGGTCGACCGCCACGAAGCGGGCCATCCGCAGGTACCACCCGAAGACCGGGATCCGGAACAGCTCCTGCTTGGCGATGAACCGGAGTCCGTTCCGCGGCACGGTGCGGAAGAGCAGCCAGATGTCGAGGGCGCTCTCGTGGTTGCTGGCGTAGATGGCGGGCCCGTCGGGGAACCCCCGCGGCGCGAGCACCTCGACCGTGACCCCGCACAGCCAGAGCGCCGAGGGGGCCCACATCCGGCGGGCCAGCCAGACCGAGAAGTCGGCCGAGCCGGTGAAGAGCATCGGCGGCAGCTGGACCAGGAAGAAGAAGGCCATGGAGACGGCGGCGTACGCCGCGACCGCCACCCCGCGGAGGCGCGCGCTCATCGAGCTACCGCCGGCCGCGAGGCCGGCTCCGGGAGTGGTTCATGGCGCGGCAGTCATAGCACGCGCGCGGCGCCGATCCCCCGCCGGCCGGCCGGCGCGCTACACTGGGGAGGTGCACGTGCCCCCGCGCCTGCAGCCGGTCCTGGTGGCCGACGCCCCCGCGCTGGCCGAGCTCCTGCGCGCGCTCGCGGCCGAGCCGGTCGTTGCCCTCGACACCGAGTCGAACAGCTTCCACGTCCTGCGCGAGCGCGTCTGCCTCATCCAGCTCTCGACGCGGGGCGGCGACTTCGTGGTGGACCCCTTCGCGGTCGACGTCCGGCCGCTCGGGCCGGTGCTGGCGTCCGCCCAGGCCATCGTGCTCCACGGCGCCGACTACGACGTGCGCTGCCTCAAGCGCGAGTACGGCTTCGGGCTCCCCGCGCTCTTCGACACCATGGCGGCCGCGCGGCGGCTCGGCCGGCCCGGCCTCGGGCTCTCGGCGCTGGTCGAGCAGCACTTCGGGGTGAAGCTGGCGAAGGACTTCCAGCGCTCGGATTGGGGCCGCCGCCCGCTCTCGGCCGAGCAGGTCCGCTAC
This Anaeromyxobacter diazotrophicus DNA region includes the following protein-coding sequences:
- a CDS encoding lysophospholipid acyltransferase family protein, whose protein sequence is MSARLRGVAVAAYAAVSMAFFFLVQLPPMLFTGSADFSVWLARRMWAPSALWLCGVTVEVLAPRGFPDGPAIYASNHESALDIWLLFRTVPRNGLRFIAKQELFRIPVFGWYLRMARFVAVDRRHRARAVAALQQAGRIVREGTSLIVFPEGTRSPDGRVQPFKKGPFVVAMEAGVPVVPIAIAGAAALNPKGRLSVRPGRVRVAVGAPLTPADFPDKSALLREVRSRIIALHRELGGAGGDVDDAVAAPGVEGSS
- a CDS encoding ribonuclease D, producing MHVPPRLQPVLVADAPALAELLRALAAEPVVALDTESNSFHVLRERVCLIQLSTRGGDFVVDPFAVDVRPLGPVLASAQAIVLHGADYDVRCLKREYGFGLPALFDTMAAARRLGRPGLGLSALVEQHFGVKLAKDFQRSDWGRRPLSAEQVRYAALDTHFLLPLFDLLAGELRERGLWEPAREEFARIAAVEPRPRVFDPEGWRRLKGSRDLDAPGRAVLRALWLLREERAGALDRPPFKVMPEQAMLEVARRRPRTEAELLRIPGLTTVVLRRMGEGLLAAAAQGGR